Proteins found in one Nitrosopumilus maritimus SCM1 genomic segment:
- a CDS encoding type II toxin-antitoxin system RatA family toxin, with the protein MPQFSFEKTSTASRDAVYRVFSDYENYQRTSPEFFPSIRIRSVRNNVAVVEEHMNLGDEEFVIMAKHVTDEPVLHDVYVIGGDAKGSHIQEQFIETPEGTKILVDVDLKLKGKMKLGGMFSKNRYQENYEEILDNFIKIAEN; encoded by the coding sequence TTGCCACAATTCTCTTTTGAAAAAACCAGTACTGCTAGTAGAGATGCTGTCTATAGAGTTTTTTCAGATTATGAGAACTATCAAAGAACATCTCCAGAGTTTTTTCCATCAATTCGAATTCGTTCTGTTAGAAATAACGTTGCAGTAGTTGAAGAGCATATGAATTTGGGAGATGAAGAGTTTGTAATCATGGCAAAACACGTTACTGATGAGCCAGTACTACATGATGTTTATGTCATTGGGGGTGATGCAAAGGGCTCTCACATTCAAGAACAATTCATTGAAACTCCTGAAGGGACAAAAATACTAGTTGATGTTGATTTGAAATTAAAGGGAAAGATGAAACTTGGTGGAATGTTTTCAAAAAATCGATATCAAGAAAATTATGAAGAGATTTTAGATAATTTTATCAAAATTGCTGAAAATTAA
- a CDS encoding Sec-independent protein translocase subunit TatA/TatB, producing MFGMNLANFIAGQEWIFIIVIAVVLIFGAKKIPELAKTFGKAKGEFEKGKIEGEKELKDFKDKEAKSD from the coding sequence ATGTTTGGAATGAATCTAGCCAATTTCATTGCTGGCCAAGAATGGATATTCATTATCGTTATTGCAGTAGTGTTAATTTTTGGTGCAAAGAAAATTCCAGAACTAGCAAAAACCTTCGGTAAAGCCAAAGGAGAATTTGAGAAAGGCAAGATTGAAGGTGAAAAAGAGCTTAAAGATTTCAAAGACAAAGAAGCAAAATCTGATTAA
- the tatC gene encoding twin-arginine translocase subunit TatC, protein MSELDGINQHFEELRKRLLRIVLVIGVITAFILTFHAEPIQVGQTTLYYPTPEPLNNIAAQITNHMKVNLVPEDVQLIQTAPGQAFFAQVYIAALVGIVVGMPVIIKELVGFIKPALKENEINVSRSITIPALGLFITGCAFSYNLVIPYILEFLYRYGESAGLVTFLNVIEFVTFVLQFLLAFGFSFQLPLVMYAISASGMVDADFWRKNIRYAIVIIVIFGAIITPDGSGVTMWFIAGPMIALYVTGMMLIERKERKKLNT, encoded by the coding sequence ATGTCAGAGTTGGATGGCATCAATCAGCATTTTGAGGAATTAAGAAAGAGATTACTAAGAATTGTCTTAGTGATTGGAGTAATCACAGCATTCATTCTAACATTCCATGCTGAACCAATTCAAGTGGGCCAAACCACACTGTACTATCCAACACCTGAACCACTAAACAACATTGCAGCTCAAATCACAAATCACATGAAAGTGAATTTGGTACCAGAAGATGTTCAGTTAATTCAAACAGCTCCAGGTCAAGCATTCTTTGCTCAAGTTTACATTGCAGCACTAGTTGGAATTGTAGTTGGGATGCCAGTAATCATCAAAGAATTAGTTGGATTCATCAAACCAGCTCTCAAAGAAAATGAAATCAATGTTAGTCGTAGTATTACAATTCCAGCACTAGGGTTGTTCATTACAGGGTGTGCATTCTCTTACAATCTAGTAATCCCATACATCTTAGAATTTTTGTACAGATATGGTGAATCTGCAGGGCTGGTCACATTTCTTAATGTGATAGAATTTGTCACATTCGTATTACAATTTTTGTTAGCATTTGGATTTTCATTTCAACTTCCTCTTGTAATGTATGCAATATCTGCATCAGGCATGGTTGATGCAGATTTTTGGCGAAAAAACATCAGATATGCAATTGTCATAATTGTGATCTTTGGCGCAATTATTACTCCTGATGGCAGTGGTGTAACTATGTGGTTTATTGCAGGACCTATGATTGCATTGTATGTTACAGGCATGATGCTCATTGAGCGTAAAGAACGCAAAAAGTTGAACACTTAA